The DNA region ACCCTGCGATGTCCCACCATCACCAGTATAAGCATATGCCACCGCATCTTTATGCCGCTTTTTTAATCCCAGTGCAACTCCGGCTGCTTCGACATACTGAGCGCCAATGATAATCTGTGGGAACCAAGAATTAACCGGCTTATCATCCTCAGTCGTATACTCATTACCTTTAGCATGCCCACGTGACCATAAAATGGCTTTCCAAATTGGCCAACCTTTAGCAACAATTTGTGGAATATCACGATACCCAGGGAACAACCAATCATCATCTTTGAAGGCATACGAAGATGCCATTTGTGATGCTTCTTGCCCGGCCGTTGGAGCGAAAAATCCGAAACGTCCTTGCTTTGCAAGTTTGGTTGATCGAATATCTAGTTGTCGACTCCAAAGCATTCGCTTCATGATATTAATTAAATCATCATCAGCCAACTCAGCTCGAGATAATGCATCTTCATCAATGATTTCACCCGCATTATTTAAAACTTGCAACATTGGAAATTGATCATCTTGAGCCTGAACTTGATAATCAAAGTCTAAAATTTTTTGGTTTAATTCAATAATATTTGCCATATTTGGCTCCTTTCTAATCATTACCATCACCGGTAAACAACGATGCCATTTCATCATTAGTAATCCCACCAAAATACTGACCATCTTGATGATTGGTTAATATTTTAGCAATCGTCTGTGGTTCAAATGGTTGGTCTAAGAAATCTTTTTCAATTTCTCGCCAATCACGAACCCCCAAAAAATCACCCGTAAAATTGATTGCTTGGATTTTACCATGTGCAATATTCGCTTGGACATCTACGCTACCGCCCTGAAATTTTGCATGATTCTCAAAATCAAAGGTTGGACTTCGACCATAATTCCAATCCCACGTTGCGAATCGTTCATCGCGCCAACGCTTAATATCGGCTAATTGCGCATCACTCAAATGGTATTCGCCATCTTGCCCTTTATTAGTCAAATAATATTTCAGAGCATTGATAAAATCATCAAGTGTTTGCGACTGGTCAACATAATCTTTAATGTTACCCACGCGAGCCCGAACAGATTTTACCGCTTTGGAGATAAATTTTTCATCAGCAACATTTAATGCCCGAACCATGGCCTCCACATCGGTATCCCACAACAATGTGCCATGGTGCATGAGGTAGCCACCTGCATAACGTTGCGCATTACCTGATACTTTTTTGCCATCTATTTCTAGATCATTACGACCAGACAACTGCGCATCTATTCCCAGCGAATGTAATGCATCATACATTGGCTGTACAAACTGTTTAAAGTTAACTTGACCACTCTGCTCAACTGGAACAAAAAATGTGAAACAAACATTTCCTAAATCATGATAGACGGCACCGCCACCGGACATCCGTCGCACAACCTGAATGTCAGATTGCTCAATATAGTCATGATTAATTTCACCAAATGTATTCTGATTTTGCCCAATAATCACCGCTCTTTTATTCTGCCAGAGTGCAAAAACTGGTTCACGCGGTTTCAGGTTGTACAACAACCAACTATCCATCGCGATATTCATATAGGCATCAGTACCCAAATAATTAATAAATCGCATCACGTCACCTGCTTCATCATTTCAACATGTAAGTCAATTATGTAAGCGCTTACTTTATCTATACATTTAGTATACCACTTTTATAACGTCTGAAATCATGATTCTATTTTTTCGTTGCAAAGAAAAAAGATTAACGTCAATCGTTAATCTTTCCATGGCATCACTATTAAACTTACATGCCCTTCTAGCGTATCTTACGCATTTAATTTGAATGCTGGTGCGTAAACCAATTTGCCATTTGTTTGAGCCAAGTCAACTAAAGGCTTAACCATAAAATAATCATCAGGTACCGGCATTGGTGCGGTAATGTTGAATTGGCTTGCTGTTTGATAACCAAATACTTGATAGTATGCTGGTTCACCTAGGATACTGATAAAAGCAAATTTTTTATCAGCAGCCAATTGTTCAGCTGCACGCAATAATTCACCCCCAATCCCTTGGTGTTGATATTCAGGCAATACTGATAACGGTGCTAAAACCAGACCTGTCGTCTGACCAACACTAGCCTCACTCAACATCACATGGCCAACGACCTTGGCTGCTTGTTGCCATACCAATTCAAAAATTTTATTTTTTTGATCCTGCCGCAAATCAAATACAAGCTCATTTTCACCCTGATACCCATATTTTGATTGTGCAAATGCCATTTGGATCGTTGTTTGAACCTCTGTTGCCATCTGCTTTTTATAAGTTGTTATTCCCATTTAATACCTCTATTATTCCGACATTATGTTTTAATTTTGACCGTCAATAATAGCAAATTCAAAATCAAAGCACATATGTTTGAAGTGCTTGTGCAACACCAGAATGATTATTGTCCGCAGTTGTAAAATGAGCTGCTGCTTTAATCCGTTCAATCGCGTTACCCATCGCAATACTGGTTCCAGCTACCTCAATCATCGATAAGTCATTCTCTTGATCACCAATAGCCATTGTTTGTGTCATTTCAACGCCTAACTCATTTGCTAAGGCTATTAATGCATTTCCCTTTGATGCAGCTTGATTAATAAATTCTAAGTTATTAGCCGTCGATCGAATAACTGATACGGCATTCATTATACTGTCTGGCACTAATGCCTGTACCCGGTCTAATTCGGCTGACTCAGCATTGGCGATTCCTTTTGTAATTTCAACATGTTTTAATGCCGTTTCATCATCCAATACTCGAAGGGGTAAGTTAACCAACGAGTTTTCAAAACTTGCCCATGGATGTACAAGATGGTTAGTTGTATATGCCATTGATTGACTCTCCACCTGAATATATGTCGCTTGTTCACGCATAAATTGGTTGATTAATTGCCACTCGTCAAATGCTAACGGTGCTGAAAACAAAATTTTTGAGCCGTCTGCTGTTTGCATCAAGCCACCATTATGGGTGATGACATATTGATCAGCACCTTTAATATTTAATTCATCTAAGATTGGTTGAACACCAGGCAATGGTCGTCCCGTTGTAATAACAATTTTGACATCTTGTGCAATTGCTTGTTGAATCGCATCCTTAACGTCTTTTGTAATTTCATGGTTATCATTTAATAATGTACCATCAATGTCAATTGATACAATTTTAATATCACTCATAACTACTCTTCCTATTCTTTGTCTCCTACTATTATAGCAAGTTTGCAAATAAAAAGGGCCAAACTCTGTTTAGCCCCAATTATGAATCGTTTATCTTATAAATGACCAAGATTTGAAATCATGACTCCACCAATGACAACGAGTACGGCACCAATTGCGGCAAATACCAACTGTCGCTTAGATTTTTTCTCACCAAGAATATAAATACCACCAAACACGCCAACGACAATTCCCATTTGTGACAATGTAGTTGCGACTGCTTGACCAATTTGTGGATTAGCGGCCGAAATAAACATAAAGACATTTCCTGTCGCCCAAACCAAGCCGGTCACAATGTTACGCCAAGTCCATTTTTGGAACATTATATCTTTTTCTTTCAAAAAGAACACAACAATAATCAATGCACCTAAAACTTGTCCAATCGATTGTGGTCCAACAATCGATGTCATATAGTATAGCCCCGTATCATTTGGTGCTGCATGGACTGCATTTGAAATGTAACCAATTTTATGCAACAAATTAGGAAATACGAAATACATCATATACCCTAACGTTGAAATCGCAATCGCAAACATACCTGCACCAAAATTATAATTTGGATTCATATTTTTAGTGCCATGCGCATCTGGCAACGAAGTTAAGATAGCCCCAACCACCACTGAAATAATTGCTAATGAACCAAATAACCACATCTTACCTGTACGCCATTCGCCAAGGACTGCTGCAGCCATTAAAGCGTTCGTAATGATTTGGCCAGCCGTAGACAAAGGATTCCCAACTGAAACACCGACCTTTTTAAAGCCAATAAATTGGCCAGCGGTCCCCACAGCCCAGAATAAACCTGAGATGAAGCCAACCAACCAAATTCTTGGATTAAAGGCGAAATCTGCGCCCGCCATTGGTAAAACATATAAGAACATTGTGCCTAATCCAAAAATTAGAGCACCAAAAGTCATCCCTAACGTTCCCTGTCCGGCAGACCCGCCCATTTTCGTTGTAACAATCCCGGTAGCTCCCCATGCGAGCGCTGGAATCAGCGCAATTAAAATTGATAAATGCATTGTAAGTCCCTCAAATTTTTCTAAAATATGCGTGGTTATCTCCACTTGTAAAAGTTTACCATAAAATGTAAGCGTTTACGTAAAAATGTTCCGAATTTTATTATTTTTATTTATTCAATTCAATCGTTATATTATGCGCAAACTATGGTAACAAAAAAACGAGTACAGCATCGTACTCGTTTTCGTAAGCGTTATTAGCTGTTAATCTTCCATTTGGAAAATTGAACCCTAACTAAAGAATAATCTAATTCTCTCGCTCAATTGACCCATTAATTACTTAACGGCGTCCTTCAATCCCTTACCAGGCTTGAAAGCTGGAATCTTTGATGCTGGGATATCAATTTCTTCGTTAGTTTGTGGGTTACGACCCTTACGAGCAGCACGTGTACGTACTTCGAAAGTTCCGAAACCGATCAATTGAACCTTTTCTCCAGCAGTCAATTCTTCTTGAATCGCTGCGAAAGTTGCATCAACTGCAGTAGTTGCATCCTTCTTTGAGAAACCTGCTTCTGCTACCTTGTTGATCAAGTCTTGCTTGTTAGCCATTAGACTATCCTCCTGATTTGTGAAAATCACATTTTAATTCCATAAAGTAAAATACTTTATGTCGTAATTAAATTTATCATAATTTAAAACTTATAACAAGCCTTTTTATATTAAAAATGCCGTTATACTGCGTTTTGTAACCGATTTTATCAAATAAAACGCTATTTTTCTGTACTTTCCCTACTTTTTGTATGAAAATGCAAAAAAATTACGTCCGTGCACGTTTAATCAAGTGTACTGGTGTGCCTGTAAAATCAAATGCCTTTCGAATCTGGTTTTCAAGGAAACGCTCATATGAGAAATGCATTAACTCAGGTTCATTGACAAACACAACAAAGGTCGGTGGTTGAATTGAAACCTGCGTCGCATAATACACACGTAGCCGTTTACCATTTCGATTAGGCGCCGGATTCAACGCAAGTGCATCCATAATCACTTCATTTAGCGTTGATGATTGAATGCGACGTTGATGGTTTTCGTTAACCTGTTTGATGATGGCAGGCAATTTGTTCAACCGTTGTTTTGTCAAAGCTGAGACAAAAATAATTGGGGCATAAGCTAAATATTGGAATTCAGTTCGAATCATCTCTTCAAAAGCGCTCATCGTATGATCATCTTTTTCAAGTGTGTCCCATTTATTGACAACAATAATGACTGCCCGCCCTGCCTCATGCGCATAACCTGCGACGTGTTTATCTTGTTCTCGGATACCTTCTTCAGCATTTAAGACCATCAAAACAACATTTGAGTCATCAATCGCACGCATGGCACGCATAACCGAATACTTCTCTGTATTCTCATACACCTTACCACGTTTCCGAATACCGGCTGTATCCACCATTGTAAATTCATCGCCTTCAGCCGTTGTAAACTTCGTGTCAATTGCATCTCGCGTTGTACCCGCAATATCTGAAACAATCACGCGATTTTCACCAAGTAAGGCGTTCACCAATGATGACTTACCAACATTGGGCCGTCCGATAAATGAAAAACGAATCGTTTCATCATCAGTTGCACCCGTATCTTCTGGAAAGTGCTTAACGATTTCATCTAATAAGTCACCTAACCCTGTACCGTGCGACCCAGAAATTGGGAAAGGTTCTCCCAGTCCGAGGGCGTAGAAATCAAAAATGTCGTTGCGCATCTCAAAATTATCAACTTTATTAACCGCAAGTACCACCGGTTTATTTGTTTTATACAATATTTTTGCGACTTGTTCGTCAGCATCAGTCAGCCCTTCACGACCAGAAACCATAAAAACAATGACATCCGCTTCATCCATCGCAATTTCAGCTTGTTGCTTGATTTCAGTCATAAATGGCTCATTACTCATTTCAATTCCACCAGTATCAATTAGACGGAATTCTTGAGTCAGCCACTCAGCACGCGTATAAATCCGATCACGCGTCACACCGGGTGTATCTTCAACAATCGAAATACGATCACCTGCAATACGATTAAAAATTGTCGACTTCCCAACGTTCGGACGTCCGACAATGGCTACCACTGGATAGGCCATAGCTACCTCTTTTCTAATACTCTTATCTACTATTAACGTACTAATTCATGTTAATATTATAACATTTTCGAAGCCAAAGAATTGATTTGTCGTCAGAAAATGAAAGAAGAGGTAGAACCATGAAAGTTCTACCTCTTCATTAGTAATTCAATTGATTTTAATCAAAATCCTTCAAATTAAACAAATCACCCAAAGTTGCATTACCTTCTTCTTCAGAAGTTGAGTAATTCATTGGGGCAGATTCGCGTTGGTTATTGCGACGACCACCGTTGTTGTTATTGTTGTTACGACGTGGACGACGCTCACCATCGTTGTTACCACCTTCACGTGCAGGTGCTTCAGTCAAAGCCTTAATTGACAATGACAAACGTTGCTTATCAGGGTTAACTTCAAGTACCTTCACTTGAACCTTATCTCCAGCCTTCAAAACGTCTGATGGGTTGTCAACGTGTTGGTGTGAGATTTGAGATACGTGAACCAAACCTTCAACGCCAGGGAACACTTCAACGAATGCACCGAAGTCAACAACACGCTTAACTGTTCCTTCCAGAACAGTTCCTTCAGGTGCCTTTTCAGCAGCAGCTTCCCAAGGTCCTGGTTGCGTTGCCTTAATTGACAATGAGATACGTTCCTTTTCAGCATCTAATCCCAATACCTTCACCTTAACGTCTTCACCAACAGACAATACATCTGATGGTTGAGAAACACGTTCATGTGAAATTTCTGAAACGTGAACCAATCCGTCAACACCACCAAGGTCGATAAAGGCACCAAAGTTAGTCATACGAGCAACTTTACCTTCAACAACATCACCAACATTCAATTCTTCGAAGACACGCTTCAAAGCTTCTGAACGTTCAGCATTCAAAACAGCTTTACGTGACAAAATCAAGCGAGATTCTGCTGAATTAATTTCAATAATCTTAGCTTTGATTGTTTGTCCCTTGTATTGGTTCAAATCTTGCACGAAACGATTCTCAATCATTGAGGCAGGAACGAATCCACGAACACCCGCAACGTCAACAACCAAACCACCCTTTACAACTTGAGTAACAGGGGCTTCAACAATGTCATCTTCATTGTACTTGCTTGCGATTTCATCCCATGCACGACGAGCTTCTAATTGGCGCTTTGAAAGAATCCATGAGTACCCTTCTTTTTCAGAAGTAATTGGCATCTTCACGACTGCTTCAATAACATCACCAACCTTGACCAATTCATTGACGTCAGCGTCACGATCAGCAGTTAATTCACGGGCTGGAATGACACCTTCAACACCGGCACCATCAATTCCAACTACAACTTGACGTGCATCATCAATAGCCAAGACTTCACCCTTAACAACATCTCCAACTTTAACGTCTGGTTGTGCATCTAGGGCAGCCAATAGCTCGTTGTTCTCTTCGTTCATTACAATAAATCCTCCTGGTCACACGAATGTGATAATACCATAATTATAAAGTAAAACTTTTCTAATTACTAGTGTTTCGTGTGACATTTTCAACATTAATTTTAACGTTTTCACGTCGATCTACATCACCGCTCAATTTTTTGATTAATTATCTGCTTTGCAGCAGCAACAACTTCTTGAATTGAAAGACCTGTAGTATCTAATTCTACCGCATCTGAAGCCTTTTTTAAAGGACTAATCTCACGATGTGAATCCAAATAGTCACGATGAGCAACTGCTGCTTGAATTTCTTCTAATGTATCCGTCATACCTTTTGTCTGATTTTCAGTAAAACGACGTGCCGCTCGTTCTTCAACTGACGCAATTAAAAATATCTTGACATCTGCATTTGGTAGAACAGTTGTACCAATATCTCGACCATCCATTACGACACCACCCTGTGCAGCAATATCACGTTGTAGTTGAGTCATTGCTTGCCGCACGGCTTCGTATGATGAAATAAGCGACACATTAGCGGTCACAATTGACGATCGGATGTCAGTAGTCACTTCTGTCTCATTTAAAAAGACCTTTTGGACCGGTTCACCGGGTGCAAAAGTAATATCAACTTGTGGCAATAACTGTGTTACTGCTTGCTCATCATTAAGATCAATTTTTGCTCGCAAAGCAGCCAAAGTAACAACACGATACATGGCGCCCGTATCAACATAAATATAACCAAAATCATTTGCCAATATTTTAGCAATTGTTGATTTTCCTGCTGATGCAGGTCCATCAATTGCAATTTGAATTGCGTTCATTTTATCTACCTAACTCTCTTGATTTCAATAAATAATCTTAACATAAAAATCACCTTCAAAACAATTGAAGGTGATTTGCTCATCACTACTTGATTTTTACGTCTTTACCAATCCATGAAGTATAATTATCTGCCGTTAACCCTGGATTTAAATTGTACAAATCAGAAACCGATACATTATGTTCAGCCGCAAAGCCAAACAAAGTTGGTCGACCAGACGGTAATTCTAACTTAACTGTATTTTGAGCGGCTTCAGAAGCTGCTTTTTCTGAATCCGACGCTGCTTTCTCTGAAGCAGCCTTCTCTGAGGCCGCTTTTTCTGACGCTGCCTTTTTAGCTTCATCCTTCTTAGAAGCCGCTTTTTTCGAACTTGAATTATTCTTTTCAACCTTTGATGTTGATGTCGTTGTCGAATTTTCTGATAATGAAGCGACTGCTGTTGTCTGTGCAGGTTTATTCAACTCTTTAAGATAATTAAAGACCGGAATAAATGACAATATCAAAATAATCGTTAGTAACAACCCAACGACAAGACTCACTCGCTTTGTTTTCTTACGATTTGCTGTACGTGAATATTTTTTGACAACATCTTGTTCTTCAAATGATGCATCCCATGGCTTCTCTTGATTTGGATCTTGCTGACTCATTTTAGGGAACCCCCATACTTGTTATTTAGTACTTTAAAGGTATCATAAATAACATTTGAAATAAAATTGTCGCCACATGTCTTTACTTTATATTAAACAGTTGATTCATTTGAAGCTGCCAACCCCTATTTTTTTTATCTATTTGATGTTTCACTTCAGTTTGCGCTAATCCAATCATTGCCGGTTGCCAATCACCATCGCTTGACTCAAATTGCAAGACTTCTCCTGGCACATCTTCATAATGTGTCAAGATAAACCGCCTTAAACCTGTTGATAGCTGCGCATATGTGGCCATTTCATTGATATCTGCTTGTCGACTTTGACGCCGCTGTTCTAATATTGTTGCAATTTGTTGATCAGATTGGCCTTGCTTTTGATAAAAAGCTAACAATTCGTGTTGTTGTTGGGATAACATCTCATTTGTATGCTGATGGTTAATCCAATGACTCAGCACTTGTGTAGACGGAATCGTCGCTGCTAACATGGCATATGCCAACGATTCATCACCAGTTGCATACAACAAAATTGCAACTGCTACTTTGCCATCACGACCCGCTCGACCGAACTCTTGTAAATAAGCCGTTAAATCAGTACTCAAATGATAATGAATCACATAGCGAATATCCCCTTTATCAATCCCCATCCCAAATGCAGAAGTTGCTGTTATCACGTCAACTTGTCCCTGCATAAATTGATGTTGAATACGATATCGGTCGTGTTGATCTAGACCTGCATGATAACTCATGACGGTCAGACCGGTCATTTGTGCCAACCAATGTGCCATTTTTGTTGCCATACGGCGTGACGAAAAATAAATAATACCTGGGCCCTGCAATGCCTTAACTAACGCCAACAGGCGTGCTTGTTTAGCGGCCTCATCAGGTACATGTTCTGTTCTTAAATAGATATTTTCTCGATTAACCGATTGTTGATAATGAAAAAGTGTCGCTTTTGATAAATGAAATGGTTGCAGCATCTCTTTTTGCATCTCAACAGTTGCGGTCGCTGTCAACAAGAGCAATTGTGGTTGCTTTAATGATTGATGTATTTTGGGTAAATTCAAATATTCTGGTCGAAAATCCGGTCCCCAACTCACAATTGTATGTGCTTCATCAACAACTAACAAATTAATCATCACCTTTTGTAGAGCCCTTAAAACTGTTGCCTCACCCAGCATTTCTGGTGAAATAAACAAATAATGATAGCGCGCCAAATTTGATAATACATAGTGTCGTTCAGCATGTGATAAATTTGAGTTAAATGCAATGACTTGCTGTTCACCAGCATAATTTAATCGCACCACCTGATCTTGCATCAGTGATAATAGCGGGCTGACAATAATCACTAATCCTGGCCGAATAGCTCCCATCATCTGATAAATTAAGCTTTTCCCGCCACCCGTTGGTAATACGGCCAAAGTATTTTTCCCAGCAATCAAGGCTTCTAAGATTTCTGCCTGCCCCGTTTTAAATTGATCAAATCCAAAACGGGCATTTAAAATTCGTCGTAAATCATTTTTTTGTGTCATGATCAACGATCCACCTTTGTTTGTTGAATACAATATAATCTGAATTGAAAGAAATCAAGACTGGCATTTTGTTGATGTACAGCTTCGTAATTCCAGTTATCAATTGACCCCTGCAAATTATCATTAAGCCATTGATACGTTTTTTTATCATAAAAGCGCAGATAATCAAATGCTTTTAACGGCACCATAATGGCCGCCGAAAGTAAATGTTCGCGCACAGTACTGACTTTCAACCCCCGATTTCTCACAATCAACTCAATGGATGCCCCTTGCATGAATTCTTGATAAGTTTGCTGCATCGATTGTGACATTAATTGACGTTGACTAAACGGTAACCAAAGCGCCTTTAACGGCGACAACTTTGATTCACGCAAAAAATGGCTTAGTGCTGCATACTGATCTAACTCCCAAAGGCGATAATCTAATCGCGACCAATTCTCATCAAAATTCAGCTGTTCAAAGACACGGCCAGGAATTTGATGTCCAGGCCAACTAGCGACCAAATTATCAGCATCGCTCTCTAGTCGAGTCTGCAAGAATGTCTGCAACGCGTCAACCCAAGTAACCCCCATATCTGTCGATCGATTTTGCTGATACCAACGTTTAACCAGTTGTTGCGTCAATAATGAGCTTGGTAAGGGATAATAAGTTGAATTATGGTAGGCTGACTCTGAAACAACTTGATTAGCTAATAAAAACACCTCACGAAAACCAATAACGTCTGCGACAAATAATTCATGTTTATTTTGAAGCGTATAGTGTTTGGATTGCTGACTCAACATCATCTGTTGTCCTAATGATGTACGGATGAATTGGCCAGGCGCAATTTCTTGAATATATTGTGTCTGTACTAAACGATTGATTGCCTGATTATATTTCTCACGCGATAATTTCGGCCAAATATTTATCAAATATAATAAGTCGTATCTTAAGCCATGATAGTTCGTCGAAACAGTCATCTGATTCCGCAATAGCCCATATAGAACTCGTGCTCGTCGTGGTTGTGATTGATGAAATAACGTTAACAAAAAGGTTTCCATCATTTATCTCCCCTCTACCGTGATTGTAAAAAATAGCCGCTTATAAACTATAAATACCGAAGCAAATAACTTGCTTCGGTATCCAATTAAACCTTTAATGCGCGTTGAATTGGCATTGCCATAATAACTGCTAATCCTGATAAAATAACGCCTTGTAACAAATTAAATGGTACCACTGCCATGATTAAATAATTGAATACACCAAATGTTTTGCTAATATCAAAATTGGCAAATTGTGCATATAGCGGCACCGCATAATAATAATTAAGCGCCACCATCAAAACCGTCGTCAATATTGAGCCAATAACAACCGCACTACTAATACGCAACCAAAGCTGCCAACGCGTCCGCTTTAAATAATAAACCATAATCGTCAACAACAATGCAAACGCCAATATATTCATCGGTAACCCAATATAATCATTGACACCAGCGTTATTTAATAACAATTTTAGGACTGACCGAACGAGTAATATGGCGTAGCCACTTTTTAAGTCCAACAATGTCGCACCAATAAAAATAGGTACAAAGGATAAATCAATTTTTAAAAAAGATACACTTGGAATTATTGGGAATGATGCAAAAACCATTAAAACGAATGCCACCGCCGATAATAATGCAATAACTGTCAATTGACGTGTTTTCATCTTTCTATCCTCACTTTTATAAGCGTCCGGCACTCTTTCGTACTTGCTTTCCAGATTTCAATTGCTGTACTTCCTCATAACGTAATTCACGATATTCTCCTGAAAGTAAATCATTTACCTCCAGCATACCATAGCGTTCGCGATGCAATTTAATCACTGGATGTCCAACAGCTTTCAACATTTCTTTTACTTGATGGTAACGTCCCTCGTGAATTGTTAGCTGAACCGTCGCTGTGCCCTTATGTTTATCAAACTTGACTATTTCCGCACGTGCTTCAGCTGTCTTTTTCCCATCCACTTGAACGCCCAAACGAAGGGCTTTTAAGGCATCG from Weissella diestrammenae includes:
- the der gene encoding ribosome biogenesis GTPase Der, translated to MAYPVVAIVGRPNVGKSTIFNRIAGDRISIVEDTPGVTRDRIYTRAEWLTQEFRLIDTGGIEMSNEPFMTEIKQQAEIAMDEADVIVFMVSGREGLTDADEQVAKILYKTNKPVVLAVNKVDNFEMRNDIFDFYALGLGEPFPISGSHGTGLGDLLDEIVKHFPEDTGATDDETIRFSFIGRPNVGKSSLVNALLGENRVIVSDIAGTTRDAIDTKFTTAEGDEFTMVDTAGIRKRGKVYENTEKYSVMRAMRAIDDSNVVLMVLNAEEGIREQDKHVAGYAHEAGRAVIIVVNKWDTLEKDDHTMSAFEEMIRTEFQYLAYAPIIFVSALTKQRLNKLPAIIKQVNENHQRRIQSSTLNEVIMDALALNPAPNRNGKRLRVYYATQVSIQPPTFVVFVNEPELMHFSYERFLENQIRKAFDFTGTPVHLIKRART
- a CDS encoding Cof-type HAD-IIB family hydrolase gives rise to the protein MSDIKIVSIDIDGTLLNDNHEITKDVKDAIQQAIAQDVKIVITTGRPLPGVQPILDELNIKGADQYVITHNGGLMQTADGSKILFSAPLAFDEWQLINQFMREQATYIQVESQSMAYTTNHLVHPWASFENSLVNLPLRVLDDETALKHVEITKGIANAESAELDRVQALVPDSIMNAVSVIRSTANNLEFINQAASKGNALIALANELGVEMTQTMAIGDQENDLSMIEVAGTSIAMGNAIERIKAAAHFTTADNNHSGVAQALQTYVL
- a CDS encoding HU family DNA-binding protein; translated protein: MANKQDLINKVAEAGFSKKDATTAVDATFAAIQEELTAGEKVQLIGFGTFEVRTRAARKGRNPQTNEEIDIPASKIPAFKPGKGLKDAVK
- the rpsA gene encoding 30S ribosomal protein S1, with the protein product MNEENNELLAALDAQPDVKVGDVVKGEVLAIDDARQVVVGIDGAGVEGVIPARELTADRDADVNELVKVGDVIEAVVKMPITSEKEGYSWILSKRQLEARRAWDEIASKYNEDDIVEAPVTQVVKGGLVVDVAGVRGFVPASMIENRFVQDLNQYKGQTIKAKIIEINSAESRLILSRKAVLNAERSEALKRVFEELNVGDVVEGKVARMTNFGAFIDLGGVDGLVHVSEISHERVSQPSDVLSVGEDVKVKVLGLDAEKERISLSIKATQPGPWEAAAEKAPEGTVLEGTVKRVVDFGAFVEVFPGVEGLVHVSQISHQHVDNPSDVLKAGDKVQVKVLEVNPDKQRLSLSIKALTEAPAREGGNNDGERRPRRNNNNNNGGRRNNQRESAPMNYSTSEEEGNATLGDLFNLKDFD
- a CDS encoding thiamine pyrophosphate-dependent dehydrogenase E1 component subunit alpha translates to MANIIELNQKILDFDYQVQAQDDQFPMLQVLNNAGEIIDEDALSRAELADDDLINIMKRMLWSRQLDIRSTKLAKQGRFGFFAPTAGQEASQMASSYAFKDDDWLFPGYRDIPQIVAKGWPIWKAILWSRGHAKGNEYTTEDDKPVNSWFPQIIIGAQYVEAAGVALGLKKRHKDAVAYAYTGDGGTSQGDFYEGINFASAYKANAVFFVQNNGFAISTPRTLQTAAPHLAAKGWSAGLPSLVVDGNDPIAMYLAAKQARAWSVAGNGPVLIETMTDRLEPHSTAGDDPLRYRQQADIDDWWKKEPLIRMRTFLTNKGIWNETLESAYIDETNTLIDEQIKIADGVEKQKISDFLKHTLEVPGQVMQEQIAKFESEGK
- a CDS encoding GNAT family N-acetyltransferase, whose amino-acid sequence is MGITTYKKQMATEVQTTIQMAFAQSKYGYQGENELVFDLRQDQKNKIFELVWQQAAKVVGHVMLSEASVGQTTGLVLAPLSVLPEYQHQGIGGELLRAAEQLAADKKFAFISILGEPAYYQVFGYQTASQFNITAPMPVPDDYFMVKPLVDLAQTNGKLVYAPAFKLNA
- the cmk gene encoding (d)CMP kinase, with amino-acid sequence MNAIQIAIDGPASAGKSTIAKILANDFGYIYVDTGAMYRVVTLAALRAKIDLNDEQAVTQLLPQVDITFAPGEPVQKVFLNETEVTTDIRSSIVTANVSLISSYEAVRQAMTQLQRDIAAQGGVVMDGRDIGTTVLPNADVKIFLIASVEERAARRFTENQTKGMTDTLEEIQAAVAHRDYLDSHREISPLKKASDAVELDTTGLSIQEVVAAAKQIINQKIER
- a CDS encoding lipoate--protein ligase — translated: MRFINYLGTDAYMNIAMDSWLLYNLKPREPVFALWQNKRAVIIGQNQNTFGEINHDYIEQSDIQVVRRMSGGGAVYHDLGNVCFTFFVPVEQSGQVNFKQFVQPMYDALHSLGIDAQLSGRNDLEIDGKKVSGNAQRYAGGYLMHHGTLLWDTDVEAMVRALNVADEKFISKAVKSVRARVGNIKDYVDQSQTLDDFINALKYYLTNKGQDGEYHLSDAQLADIKRWRDERFATWDWNYGRSPTFDFENHAKFQGGSVDVQANIAHGKIQAINFTGDFLGVRDWREIEKDFLDQPFEPQTIAKILTNHQDGQYFGGITNDEMASLFTGDGND
- a CDS encoding GRP family sugar transporter — its product is MHLSILIALIPALAWGATGIVTTKMGGSAGQGTLGMTFGALIFGLGTMFLYVLPMAGADFAFNPRIWLVGFISGLFWAVGTAGQFIGFKKVGVSVGNPLSTAGQIITNALMAAAVLGEWRTGKMWLFGSLAIISVVVGAILTSLPDAHGTKNMNPNYNFGAGMFAIAISTLGYMMYFVFPNLLHKIGYISNAVHAAPNDTGLYYMTSIVGPQSIGQVLGALIIVVFFLKEKDIMFQKWTWRNIVTGLVWATGNVFMFISAANPQIGQAVATTLSQMGIVVGVFGGIYILGEKKSKRQLVFAAIGAVLVVIGGVMISNLGHL